The following proteins come from a genomic window of Nicotiana tomentosiformis chromosome 12, ASM39032v3, whole genome shotgun sequence:
- the LOC138902856 gene encoding uncharacterized protein, with amino-acid sequence MRQTFSIFKNSKKSTETFREYTTRWISEAAKVRPALEEEQMNKFFVRAQDSQYYGRLMVIENHKFTDIIKLGERIEEGIKNGIVTNFEALQAMNKALQSGAPTPAYKSDAIPWDYVAEVRRKGKAKVEEIGAAQGMTRTDRVYTPENLGGTSKEAAPKPPVIETRTDDLWMKIRAREYSLIDHLNKTPAQISILSLLQNSDAHMNALMKVLSEAYVPASITSREMANMVGQEVIIHGYGSNPIYTNQTVLVIENRRKLGGETYHRIKRVNAFEKDRWWSKKIESILLWTGYEPGKVPPLHQTLHQADMMWGSEEDEVLAGMRKLFLDEEDMDCGAIIEEGEEEEEDLNIQTMEEGVVLKNWTAAPSRARRVRGIIITYPDEPTTLTCNETTQHKDSDSEDLEDDIIPKEIVREVENFENKPKSNLEETEAVNLGDSKTVKEMCVSIHLSPSEKEEYIRFLKEYEDILAWSYDDMTGLSVSIVAHKLPINPMCPPVKQKLRKLKPNMSLKIKEEVTKEIKAKVLQVVKYPTWLANIMAVPKKDVKVRNARATYMRDMKTIFHDMIHKEIEVYVDDVIIKSKRSSDHIADLKKFFDRLRKYNLKLNPAKYALGVPAGKVLGFIVSRRGIELEPSKIKAIQDLSPPKNNKDVMSFLRRLNYISHFIAQSTVICEPIYIMLRKDAGTSRIEEFEKAFDKIKEYLSKPPVLVPPEPGRPLLLYLYVLYGAFGCKTVKGQALADHLAENPVDGEYEPLKTYFPDEEVSFVGEDITEAYDSWRIFFDGAANFKEVGYRICLSIKNRSTLFRYSCTNNMAKYESCILGLRLAIDMNVQELMVIENSDLLVHQNIAILALCTRVDQEVHKDKVQHMFQGFRMSLQMH; translated from the exons ATGCGCCAGACTTTTTCTATATTTAAAAACTCAAAGAAGTCGacagaaaccttccgcgagtataCTACTCGTTGGATATCAGAggccgcaaaggtaaggccagcacttgaagaagaacaaatgaacaagttctttgtcagaGCTCAAGACTCGCAGTATTACGGAAGGTTGATGGTCATTGAAAATCACAAGTTCACCGACATCATCAAgctaggagaaagaatagaagaaggaattaagAATGGAATTGTAACCAATTTCGAGGCACTGCAGGCTATGAATAAGGCTTTGCAATCAGGAG ctcccacaccagCTTACAAGTCGGATGccatcccatgggattatgttgcagaagtaagaagaaagggaaaagccaaagTAGAAGAAATAGGTGCCGCGCAAGGTATGACAAGAACCGAcagagtttacacacctgagaatctgggTGGAACAAGCAAGGAAGCTGCACCTAAGCCGCCTGTTATCGAGACTAGGACCGACGATCTTTGGATGAAGATACGAGCAAGGGAGTACTCTCTTATTGACCACTTGAACAAAACtcctgctcaaatatccatcttatcactgttgcaaaactCAGACGCGCACATGAATGCTctgatgaaggtgttaagtgaagcttatgtacccgccaGCATCACTAGtagagagatggctaacatggtcggacag gaggtgatcattcatggatatggaagcaaccccatctacaccaatcagactGTTCTAGTCATCGAGAACAGGAGGAAATTGGGCGGAGAAACATATCACCGCATTAAAAGGGTGAACGCATTTgaaaaggatcgatggtggagcaagaagatagaaagcatattgttgtggacgggatatgaaccaggcaagg TACCACCTCTGCACCAGACATTGCATcaggctgacatgatgtggggatcagaggaagatgaggttttggctggcatgaggaagttgtttctagatgaagaagacatggactGCGGTGCAATTATTGAGGagggggaggaggaggaggaagaccttaacATTCAAACCATGGaagaaggagttgttctcaagaactggaccgctgcaccatcccgggctcgccgagttcGTGG cataattattacatatcctgatgaacccACGACTCTGACATGTAacgagacaacgcaacataaagacagtgattcagaggatctggaagatgatataatacctaaggaaatcgtcagagaagtagagaactttgaaaacaaaccgaagtctaatttggaggaaactgaggccgttaacttaggggattccaaAACGGTCAAGGAAATGTGTGtgagcattcatctatcaccgtcagaaAAAGAAGAGTATATCCGATTCCtaaaggagtatgaggatatCCTTGCATGGTCTTACGacgatatgactggtttgagcgtatccatagtagctcacaaactACCCATCAATCCCATGTGTCCcccagtaaagcagaagctcagaaagttgaAGCcaaatatgagtttgaagataaaagaggaggtcaccaaggaaatcaaagccaaggttctccaaGTGGTCAaatacccgacctggttagccaacattatggcagttccgaagaaagatgtgaaagttaga AATGCtagggccacctacatgagggacATGAAGActatcttccatgacatgatacacaaagaaatagaggtgtacgtggatgatgttatcatcaaatctaaaaggagttcagatcacatagcagacctgaagaaatttttcgatcggcttcgaaaatacaatttgaagttgaatcctgcaaaatATGCCTTGGGGGTCCCTGCTGGAAAGGTGTTAGGTTTCATTGTCAGTCGCCGGGGTATTGAATTAGAACCGTCGAAgatcaaagctatccaggacttgtCGCCTCCAAAGAATAacaaagatgtgatgagttttctaaggcgcctcaattatatcagtcattttatagcacaatcaacggtgatatgtgagccaatctacataatgctgaggaaagatgctggAACAAGCCGGATTGAAGAATTCGAGAAAGCCTTTGacaaaatcaaagaatatttatccaaaccgcccgtgttggtcccaccagaaccaggaagacctcTGCTTCTTTATTTGTATGTGTTGTATGGGGCTTTTGGTTGC AAGacagtcaaagggcaagcattggcggatcacttggcagaaaatcccgtagacggagaatatgaaccattgaaaacgtattttcccgacgaggagGTGTCGTTTGttggagaagatatcaccgaggCGTACGATAGTTGGAGGATATTCTTCGACGGAGCAGCAAACTTTAAAGAAGTGGGGTATCGAATTTGTCTTAGCATCAAAAACCGGTCAACACTATTCAGGTATTCGTGCACTAACAATATGGCAAAATATGAGTCTTGCATCTTGGGACttaggttggccattgacatgaacgttcaggagttGATGGTAATCGAAAATTCAGATCTATTGGtgcaccaaaatattgccatacttgcactgtgtacaagagttgatcaagaagttcacaaagataAAGTTCAAcacatgttccaaggattcagaatgagtttacagatgcattag